GCGCCATCTTCCAGGATGCCAGCGGCCGCGTGGACCCGAACCTGGCGATGACGCTGCGCACCTATTCGAACGCCGGCGAGCAGGTGCTCAAGGGCTACGAGCTGGCCTACCAGCAGGCGTTCGACTTCCTGCCCGATCCGTTCAAGGGCTTCGGCGCGCTGGCCAGCTTCACGCACATCGATCCGTTCAACAGCCAGCGCTGGATCACCAACGCCGGCAAGGAAATCGAGGTCAACTCGGTGCCGAAGTTCGCCTACAGCACCACGGGCTACTACGAGCGGGGCCCGCTGGCCGTGCGCCTGTCGTGGAACTACAAGGGCCGCTCGCTGCACGGCGACAATCCGCGCAACAACGGCGACGACCTGATCCGCTGGCGCGCCGCGCGCGGCTACCTGGACGGCAACATCAGCTACAAGATCAGCGACAAGCTGGAACTGCGGCTCGATGCGCTGAACCTGTCGAACACGCTGACCTACGATTACTTCGAGGATGCGAACGGCGTGTACGGCAGCGGCAAGAAGACCCGCATGGACTACGCCAAGTACGACGGCCGCACGATCAAGATCGGCATCCGCGGTTCGCTGTGATGCGCGGAACCATCCGGGGCACGGCACTGGCGGTTGCCTTCGCCCTGGCCGGCTGCGCGCAGCCCGGCCCCGGCATCCCCGGCGGGGCTGTCCGCCTCGTCGACGTGGCGCCGGGCTGGGCGGACAATTCCGTCAACACCGTGGTCTTCCGGCGCCATGCGCTGGTCAGCGACGGCAGCACCCAGTTCATCGCGTTCTACGATGCCGACGGCCGCGTGGTGCTGGGCAAGCGGCAGCTTGGTGCCACGCGCTGGGAGCTGTCGCCCACGCAGTACAAGGGCAACGTGCGCGATGCCCACAACAGCATCAGCATCGGCCTGGATGCCACCGGCGTGCTGCACGTGGCGTTCGACCATCACAACGGCCCGCTGCGCTATGCGCGCGGCACGGCGCCGCATGCGTTGACGCTGGGCGCCGAGGAGCCGATGACGGGGCGCGACGAACGCTCCGTCACGTACCCGGAGTTCCACCCGCTGGCCGGCGGCGGCATGCTGTTCCTGTACCGCGACGGCGGTTCCGGCCGGGGCAACCTGGTGGTAAACAGCTACAGCGCCCCCGCCGGGAAATGGACGCGGCTGCAGGACAACCTGATTTCCGGCGAAGGGCGGCGCAGCGCCTACTGGCAGGCCGCCGTCGACGGGCAGGGCACCATCCACGTGTCGTGGACGTGGCGCGAATCGCCGGACGTGGCCAGCAACCACGATATCGCCTATGCGCGCTCGCGCGATGGCGGTGCCACGTGGCAAGACAGCACCGGCCGCAGGCTGGCGCTGCCGATCACCGAGGCCGGCGCCGAAGTGGCGGCGCGCGTGCCGCAGAACAGCGAGCTGATCAACCAGACGTCGATGACCGTGGACGGCGCGGGCCGGCCCTATATCGCCACGTACTGGCGCAAGGCCGGCGAAACGGTGCCGCAGTACCGCATCGTCCACCTGGGCATTGGCGGCTGGCGCACGCTCGACCTGCCGTTCCGGCGCACGGCGTTCTCGCTGTCCGGCGTGGGCACGAAGGCGATCCCCGTGTCGCGGCCGCAGCTGGTCGTCGACGACGGGGGTGCCAATGCGTTGCTGCTGTTCCGCGATGCGGAGCGGGGCAGCCGGGTGTCGGCCGCGCAGGTCGACCTGCAACGCGGCAGCTGGACATTGCGCGACCTCACCGAGGCGCCGGTGGGCGCGTGGGAACCGAACCTGGACCCGGAGCGCTGGCGGCGGACCGGGGAACTGAACCTGTTCGTGCAGGATGTGCGGCAGGCCGATGGCGAAGGACTGGCACGGGGCGCACCCACGATGGTGCGCGTGCTGGAGTTCAAACCGTAAGGAATGGAAACGATGAATCATCACTCAGTGAAGCACCGGTACCGGATGACGGGCGTGCTGCTGGTCGCGGCATTCGTGCTGGCTGGCTGCGCGGCGCAGAAGGAAGCCGCGCGCGGGGAAGCGCAGCAGGGCAGGGCGGACGTGGTCGCCGCCATCGACAAGGTGAACGGCTACTGGCAAAAGACCACGCCGGCGCAGGAGTGGCCGTTCTGGAACGTGGCCGCCTACCATACGGGCAACCTGGAAGCTTACAAGATCACGAAGAACCCGGCCTACCTGCGCTACACGCAGGACTGGGCGGAGTACAACAAGTGGACGGGCGCCAAGTCGACCGACAGGACGAAGTGGAAGTACACGTACGGCGAGACCGACGAGCACGTGCTGTTCGGCGACTGGCAGACCTGCTTCCAGGTGTATGCGGACCTGTACAAACTGCAGCCCGACCCGGTGAAGATCGCCCGCGCCCGCGAGGTGATGGAATACCAGATGAGCACCCCGAACGACGATTACTGGTGGTGGTCCGACGGGCTGTACATGGGCATGCCGGTGATGACGCGGCTGTACTCGATCACCGGCAACAGGCAGTACCTGGCCAAGATGCACGAGTACTTCGCGCATTCCCGCAAGATCATGTACGACGAGGAGGCCAGGCTGTTCTTCCGCGATGCGCGCTACGTCTACCCGAAGCACAAGAGCGTCAACGGCAGCAAGGATTTCTGGTCGCGTGGCGTGGGCTGGGTGTTCGCGGCGCTGCCGCGCGTGCTGGACGACCTGCCGAAGGACGATCCGCACCGCGCCGAGTACGAGCAGGTGTTCCGCGACATGGCGGCATCGCTGAAGAAGGCGCAGCAGGCGGAAGGCTACTGGACCCGCAGCCTGCTCGACCCGGCGCATGCGCCGGGCCCGGAAACGAGCGGCACCGCGTTCTTCACCTACGGCTACCTGTGGGGCATCAACAACGGGCTGCTGGACAAGGCCGAGTACCTGCCGACCGCGCGCAAGGGCTGGGAGTTCCTGACGAAGACCGCGGTGCAGCCGGACGGCCGCCTGGGCTACGTGCAGCCGATCGGGGACCGCGCGATCCCGGGGCAGGTGGTGGACAGGAACTCGACCGCGCATTTCGGCGTCGGGGCCTTCCTGCTGGCCGGTGCGGAAATGGTACGTCTGATGGACAAGGGAGAATAAATGGAACGTCGCAACTTCATGCGCGGCCTGGCCGCCGCACCGGGTGCCGCCCTGCTGGCTGGAAGCACCGATGCACTGGCCGCCGATGCCACATCGTCGGGCTCGCCCGCCGATGCCCGTGCCTTCCAGCTCGGCCTGATGCAACGGATGGCCGAGCCGGTGCTGGCCAACATGGCGAAGGGGCAGCTGAAGAAGACCTTCCAGCTGGAGGTCAGCCCCACGTGGGACGGGCGCGACAAGGGCGTGACGTACCTGGAATGCTTCGGGCGGCTGATCGCCGGCGTGGCGCCATGGCTGGAGCTGCCGGACGACGGCACGCCGGAAGGCAAGTCCCGCAAGCGGCTGCGCGAGCTGGCCGTGCAGAGCTACGTGCACTCGGTCGATCCGAAGAGCCCGGACTACCTGCTGTGGAAGGGGCCGGGGCAGACGCTCGTCGACTCGGCTTACTTTACCAATGCGCTGATGCGCGCGCCGAAGGCACTGTGGGAACCGCTCGACGCGACGACGAAGCGCCGCATCGTCGCCGAGATCAAGAGCCTGCGCCGCATCGAGCCGCCGTACATCAACTGGCTGCTGTTCGCCGCGATGAACGAGGCATTTTTACTGTCGATCGGCGAGGAACACGACCCGATGCGGATGAACGTGGCGATCCGCAAGATCAACGAGTGGTATATCGGCGACGGCTGGATCAAGGACGGCGAAGCGTTCCACTTCGATTACTACTCGTCGTACGTGATGTACCCGATGCTGGTGGAGATCCTCGAAGTGCTGGCCAGGCACAAGGGACCGTTCTGGAACGGCAAGCCGGACGAGCTGCTGGCGCAGGCGTACCAGCGCATGCAGCGCTATGGCGAACACCTGGAGCGCTTCATCTCGCCGCAGGGCACGTGGCCGCCCGTGGGGCGCTCGCTCACGTACCGCACCGCCGTGTTCCAGCCGCTGGCGCTGCTGGCGTGGCGAAAGAAGCTGCCGAAGTCGCTGCCGGAAGGGCAGGTGCGCGCCGCGCTCGATGCCGCCCATCGCGCGATCTGGACGACGCCTTCGAACTTCACGTCCGACGGCTACCTGACGATCGGCTTCATGGGGCACCAGCCGGAATTGGGCGACTGGTATTCGAACAACGGCAGCATGTACATCGCATCCGCCGGCTTCCTGTCGCTCGGGCTGCCCGCCACGGACAGCTACTGGACGGCGCCGGCGCAGGACTGGACGCAGAAGAGGGCGTATTCGGGGGCGAAGTTCGCGAAGGACTATCCGGTGAATTACTGAGCCGCCGTGGGGCGTGTGGAAGCGCCCCATGGTGCCATTGGGTTTTCCCCGCGATGGCTATTTTTGGCCCAGGTTGCCTCTGGAGGGTTGCTTTTAGCTACTTTTACGGTCCAGCGCGCGCCAGCTTGCGAACCGGATTTTGCCTGCTCGAAGAACTCAATAAACGCGGTTGGCACGAGAACAGCCACTGTCTGCCGGGTTAGCGCTCATTAAAATTTCCTGATGTGGGATTTGGTGAGAATCATGCATTATTTGCAATGCTATCATCGCAATTCCCTGCATTCCACAATCTTATGGAGCCTTGATGAAACACGTTCTTCCAGCTATCGCAGCGGCAGCCTTCCTGCTTTCCTCGTCTGCCGTGCAAGCTGCCGATGTCTGGCAGTTCGACCATCTGGCCTTCACGCTCACCGACCGCTTCTATACGGCAGATCATGTGCCTTCCAGCGTGTCGCTCGTGTCGCAGTCCGAGAGCGCGACCGTGGTCTCGCTGACCGGCCTGGCGACGGCGTCGGGATCGTATCCCGCGCTCGACAACTACGCGACAGGCGCATGGGGAACCGGCATCTCGCGTCAGAATTTCGATGGCGAACGGTATCGCGTCGGCGTCGACGACGGCTATCGGGTGACCGGGGTTACCGTGCAGGTGACCTTCGCGGGCGACCTGCGTCCGGGCGCCGGAGGGGGATCTGCATACAATGAGCTGCGCGTCATTACCGCGCTGGGAGAGCCCGGCGAAAGCGCCGTGTACAGGCAGACTGCCACCAACCTGGACGGCAAGCTGACGAAAGTGCTGGAGATCGACAGCCTGGCGCTCGCTGGAGACTTCGGCTTCCAGGTGGACACGTTCATCGAGACGTATGCCGGCGCCACGAGGAACGGGTGGGGCTCACTGGTGGCGGAATCGTATGCCAACATACAGGCAGAGAACATCCAGTTCACCTTCCACACTTCGCCCGTGCCGGAACCGGAAACCTGCCTGATGCTGGGTGCCGGCTTGGCATTGCTTGGCGGCCTGGCGAGGCGTCGGCAGCGGGAAAGCCGCGAGGGCTAACAAGGGTTTGACCGGGATGAAACGGCGCTGAGGCGCCGTTTTTGCTTCTGCCACCATGTCTCGGTCGGAACGAACTTTTAGAGAAACTCCGACTTATTCGCTAGGGAAGCGCTGATTTATTGCTGGTGGATGAGATTAGTCTTGAAAAACGTGTCCAGCAAGACGCAGATGGCCTGTCATACCGGGGTATGGCAGGCCATTTGCGACGCAGCCGGGCGCTTTCTCTCATGGCCAAGATCGCCGTCATGAATGAATCGGCGGTTCCCTAGGAAGGCGCTGAATTTCTTCGAACGGTTATCACGTGCCCCGATTTGTCGATAATGAATTTGTCGACATCCGAGATTCTGTATCCGAACGCATCGCCTTCTTCGCATTTCAACAGTCGACCCGTAATTGTCGCCGGGTCAAGATAATGGTATTTGCTTCCTGCCGAAGGCGGCACGTTTTCCGTGACTACATCGAGGATTTCGGGGATGTCGATCCTGACCGCGCCTGAACGCTCGTCACGGGCGTCGATGGTGTCGACAAGATAGCCATCCTCCCCGACCAGAACAAAAATCCCTTGCAGCTCCACCTCTTTCCCAAGCAGTCGAGCCACATCCAGCAAGAGTTCGCTTACATTCATTTTCTTCTTCGAAACAGGATCACTGCGGCAGCTTTGCGTCGATCAATGCGCGCACCTTGCCGACGAGCGCGCCGATCTCGAACGGCTTGGTCATGACCGCCATTCCCTGGTCGAGCCGGCCGTTGCCGACGGCTGCCGTGTCGGCATACCCCGTGATGAACAGCACCTTGAGGCCGCCGCGCGATACTCTTGCGGCATCGGCCACCTGGCGGCCATTCAGCCCGCCGGGCAGGCCCACGTCCGTGACCAGCAGGTCCACGCATGTGTCCGAATTCAAGATCCGCAAGCCGGCCGGGCCGTCCTGTGCCGTCAGCACCCGATAGCCGGCATCACGCAGGACCTCTCCGACAATGTCGCGCAGTGCGGTTTCATCCTCGATCAGGAGCACGGTTTCACCGTGGCCCGACGGGATGGACGGCGCCTCGACATACTCCTCGGCATGCGCCGCCCCGGCATACCGCGGCAGGTACAGGCACATGGTCGTGCCGGCCCCCTCCCCGGAGTGCACGCGCACCTGGCCACCGGACTGCCGCACGAAACCGTAGACCATCGACAACCCGAGGCCGGTGCCTTCGCCCAGGGGCTTGGTGGTATAGAACGGATCGAAGATGCGCGCGATGACTTCCGGGGGCATGCCGGCGCCGGTGTCGGACACGGACAGCGCGATGTACTGTCCGGGCCGCAACTCCTGCTGCCTGGCGGTGCGCTCGTCGATCACCTTGTTGGCTGTTGCCAGCATCAGTTTGCCGCCCGTGGGCATCATCGCATCGCGCGCATTGATGCACAGGTTCAGCAGGGCATTCTCGAGCTGGGACGGATCGACCTTTGTCAGCCACAGATCCTGTGCATTGCTCACCTCCAGGTCGACAACGGGTCCGATCGAGTGCCGGATCAGCTCCTCCATTCCGGCAATGAGCTGGTTCACATCGGTGGGCTTGGGATCGAGCGTTTGCCGGCGCGAGAAAGCCAGCAGCCGCTGCGTGAGCGACGCGGCGCGGCGCACGGACGATTCGCCGATGTCGATGTAACGGTCCAGCCCGCTGTACTGCCCGCGTTGCAGTTTGAGCTTGAGCACCTGCAGGCTGCTGCTGATGGCGGCCAGCAGGTTATTGAAGTCGTGCGCCAGGCCGCCGGTAAGCTGGCCCACCGCTTCCATCTTCTGTGCCTGGCGCAAGGCTTGCTGCGCCTGTTCGAGTTCGGCCTCGCGCGCCTTGTTCAGGCTGAGGTCGCGCCCGACGGTGACGAAGTGCTCGCCATCGAGTTCGGGCGTGACAGTCCACTCGATGTGCTTCCAGCCGCCGTCCCGGCTGGCGATGCGGTTCTCGAAACGGGCCGGCTGGTGCGTCCCGGCCATCTGCGCGATCACCCCCAGAGTAGCGGACACGTCCTCCGGATGCATGAAGCTTGAATAAGGACGTGCAAGCAGCTCGGACTCGGTCCAGCCCAGAACCTGCGTCCATGCAGGACTGACGGCCGACATCCTCCCGTCATAGGTTGCCAGGGCGAGCATGTCCTGGGACAGGCTCCAGAGCCGGTCGCGCTCGGCGGTCCGGGTAGCCAGCTCGGCTTCGCGCTTCTTTTCGGCCGTGATATCGCGGCCGGTGGCATAGGTCAGGTCGCCGTCAGGCG
Above is a window of Pseudoduganella dura DNA encoding:
- a CDS encoding glycoside hydrolase family 88/105 protein; amino-acid sequence: MNHHSVKHRYRMTGVLLVAAFVLAGCAAQKEAARGEAQQGRADVVAAIDKVNGYWQKTTPAQEWPFWNVAAYHTGNLEAYKITKNPAYLRYTQDWAEYNKWTGAKSTDRTKWKYTYGETDEHVLFGDWQTCFQVYADLYKLQPDPVKIARAREVMEYQMSTPNDDYWWWSDGLYMGMPVMTRLYSITGNRQYLAKMHEYFAHSRKIMYDEEARLFFRDARYVYPKHKSVNGSKDFWSRGVGWVFAALPRVLDDLPKDDPHRAEYEQVFRDMAASLKKAQQAEGYWTRSLLDPAHAPGPETSGTAFFTYGYLWGINNGLLDKAEYLPTARKGWEFLTKTAVQPDGRLGYVQPIGDRAIPGQVVDRNSTAHFGVGAFLLAGAEMVRLMDKGE
- a CDS encoding DUF2264 domain-containing protein, which encodes MERRNFMRGLAAAPGAALLAGSTDALAADATSSGSPADARAFQLGLMQRMAEPVLANMAKGQLKKTFQLEVSPTWDGRDKGVTYLECFGRLIAGVAPWLELPDDGTPEGKSRKRLRELAVQSYVHSVDPKSPDYLLWKGPGQTLVDSAYFTNALMRAPKALWEPLDATTKRRIVAEIKSLRRIEPPYINWLLFAAMNEAFLLSIGEEHDPMRMNVAIRKINEWYIGDGWIKDGEAFHFDYYSSYVMYPMLVEILEVLARHKGPFWNGKPDELLAQAYQRMQRYGEHLERFISPQGTWPPVGRSLTYRTAVFQPLALLAWRKKLPKSLPEGQVRAALDAAHRAIWTTPSNFTSDGYLTIGFMGHQPELGDWYSNNGSMYIASAGFLSLGLPATDSYWTAPAQDWTQKRAYSGAKFAKDYPVNY
- a CDS encoding PEP-CTERM sorting domain-containing protein, giving the protein MKHVLPAIAAAAFLLSSSAVQAADVWQFDHLAFTLTDRFYTADHVPSSVSLVSQSESATVVSLTGLATASGSYPALDNYATGAWGTGISRQNFDGERYRVGVDDGYRVTGVTVQVTFAGDLRPGAGGGSAYNELRVITALGEPGESAVYRQTATNLDGKLTKVLEIDSLALAGDFGFQVDTFIETYAGATRNGWGSLVAESYANIQAENIQFTFHTSPVPEPETCLMLGAGLALLGGLARRRQRESREG
- a CDS encoding BNR repeat-containing protein, with product MRGTIRGTALAVAFALAGCAQPGPGIPGGAVRLVDVAPGWADNSVNTVVFRRHALVSDGSTQFIAFYDADGRVVLGKRQLGATRWELSPTQYKGNVRDAHNSISIGLDATGVLHVAFDHHNGPLRYARGTAPHALTLGAEEPMTGRDERSVTYPEFHPLAGGGMLFLYRDGGSGRGNLVVNSYSAPAGKWTRLQDNLISGEGRRSAYWQAAVDGQGTIHVSWTWRESPDVASNHDIAYARSRDGGATWQDSTGRRLALPITEAGAEVAARVPQNSELINQTSMTVDGAGRPYIATYWRKAGETVPQYRIVHLGIGGWRTLDLPFRRTAFSLSGVGTKAIPVSRPQLVVDDGGANALLLFRDAERGSRVSAAQVDLQRGSWTLRDLTEAPVGAWEPNLDPERWRRTGELNLFVQDVRQADGEGLARGAPTMVRVLEFKP
- a CDS encoding PAS domain S-box protein, whose protein sequence is MDLKEELTRQGLLLEFISECVSLQNVADLARLVFARLHWICDYDTCTVLLPCSQGLTLWSQDRKAGAAAHIGDDVLLAGHRTALEDAMTRGSPTAAHDGDSDIFLAALPLGSKTVVHGALCVGRTARRFTHGDVRHLQHASSAVGGVLTRIAALAAEHEAEATLREEEARYRTLFENIDEGFCVIQFIDGPRGPLSDYVHLEANPAYIRHAGIPDIVGKTARGELTESEADAWVAIFRNVLETGELVRFERELEATDRHLEVACSRIEPPARRQVAIVFQDVSSRKRAERKLSELNETLESQVVQRTAERDRMWDTSPDLMLIIDFKGYFRRVNPAWTALLGYAPDELIGRHVNEFVIQADHATTVDAYERAAAGRLPTVENRYRHKDGSIRWISWVAAPDGDLTYATGRDITAEKKREAELATRTAERDRLWSLSQDMLALATYDGRMSAVSPAWTQVLGWTESELLARPYSSFMHPEDVSATLGVIAQMAGTHQPARFENRIASRDGGWKHIEWTVTPELDGEHFVTVGRDLSLNKAREAELEQAQQALRQAQKMEAVGQLTGGLAHDFNNLLAAISSSLQVLKLKLQRGQYSGLDRYIDIGESSVRRAASLTQRLLAFSRRQTLDPKPTDVNQLIAGMEELIRHSIGPVVDLEVSNAQDLWLTKVDPSQLENALLNLCINARDAMMPTGGKLMLATANKVIDERTARQQELRPGQYIALSVSDTGAGMPPEVIARIFDPFYTTKPLGEGTGLGLSMVYGFVRQSGGQVRVHSGEGAGTTMCLYLPRYAGAAHAEEYVEAPSIPSGHGETVLLIEDETALRDIVGEVLRDAGYRVLTAQDGPAGLRILNSDTCVDLLVTDVGLPGGLNGRQVADAARVSRGGLKVLFITGYADTAAVGNGRLDQGMAVMTKPFEIGALVGKVRALIDAKLPQ